The Falco biarmicus isolate bFalBia1 chromosome 1, bFalBia1.pri, whole genome shotgun sequence DNA segment GCTTCAGTGGGCCAAGGACTGGGCTTCCTGCCCCTTTTTAGCCTATTGTTTTCCTGCTTATGTCTGATGAAACCCTACTAATGAGTCTTGAAAGCAAGCCATAAGGATCATTTACCATTGTTTTTCCTGAGTCCAAACACAATAGGCAAGCCTAGTTAGCTTGTTATACTTTAACTTTGATTAATATTCTCTTACACGGTTGCTTTGCTGTCAGGCGGGGAGAGGGCGGGCTTGTAGGTGTACTTCTCTCTGTATGGCTGAAggtaaagctgctgctttgacttCATCACAAGATACTCAGAACTGGAGTTGGTATGCTGTGATTTGTGGTATGTACCAAACAACACGAGAAGGGCATAGATAATACTTCCAGAAAGAAGGTCATGTTAAGTTGCCACTCTGCAGAATTTCGTTCCAGGCTGAATGACGATGGGCTCTCTCTCTTCTCACAGCTTCACAACTTCTTCAGTTACCTCGTGGACCACTTCACGCCAAGCAGCAGTAAAGAGAGTAAGTTTCTATGTGCCATTGATAGATACGGCGCCAGCAGCTCAGACGGTTGCCCCCTGTATGCTTCGTTGCCCCATGCTGGCCCTTCAGGATGGCAAAGGGGGCCAAAAGTGTCTGGCATCGGGAATTTGGATAGGGAGTGAATTGTCTGGAGACTGTCCGAGCTGTGTGAGGGATGTGAGGCAATTCCTGCTCCTTAGGAGCTGGAAGGGGGAATAAAGCTCAGTATGTTTTCTACAAGCAGTATTAGAAATGTGCCTTTTTTCAGTGATCCCTGGTAACCAGGGCTTTGCAGTCCATTTCTGAAGCAACAGAATCCATCTTCAGGGAACTGTGCTCTAGGGTGTCTGCTTTATATTTAGTCTCTCACTTAAACTGGGGCATTGGCGGGGAGAAGTGCTGTAGGAACCAATACGGTACCTTCCTGAGCCTGCAGAGAGCATTGTAAGTTATTTGTTAGTGCTGGGAACTTGCTAATACGCTTAGCTCTGAAATCTGATGGGAGTAAGTCAAAATTAACTGTTTGCTTTGCTGATCATAACCTGCTGAAGtgcttgcttctttctttcaaactgGCACCTTTTTTCTCACACCCACCCCACGCATTTTacagcaaagctctgctgaggaaaatatttcttttcagtgtctGTATAAAACAGAACAGTGATGTCCTGTTCCTTGAGTTAGGCTCTGAGGTGCTAAAGCAATAAAATATGACGTGTTTTATACAAATTTTGTGCAACACTGAGAATGTTGGTGCAAGCTTAGAAAAAACAGTGGGACTTAGAAGATAGTTCCTTATTATACAATTTGCTTTTGCATGTCATTGGAAATAAGATTTCAATTAGCCATGGCAACTGGTGTCCATCTGGCTTTACCAGAGTTTTGCAGAGATGAGCGTAGCTGCCAGTACTGCTGGACACAGAGCACGTGGAAACTTCTCCCTGCAGCCTTGTCCCCACTGCAAATTCTGTACTGGTGTCAGACCAGGAACTAGCCTCCGCCACTGCTGTGGCTCATGGGCTCTAGCCTAACCAAACACACCTTGCCTTTAGCAAATTATAAGAGTGGTGTTTTGAGCCAActtaactttttcttctctttcttttcttaaaaaaaaccacacacaaccAAACCGACCAATTTGCCACCCAGGGGATTTTATCAGTCGCATGTTCATAAGCGGGGAAAGCTTcaaagaggcagagctggaaaaataCTGTGACTATGAATCCATGGAAGTGCCAGACTCCTACACTGGACCCCGTCTTTCTTTCCCACTCCTTCCTGACCAGGCGACTGCCTTGCTGGAAGCTTTCAAACAGAAACAAGTAAGGATCCCAAAAGGAACCACGCTTTCCCCTTTTCTAGGCAGGCGTGTAGGACAGATAATTTGCTTTTAGCCTTCCTAACAAGCTAAGCTGCTTGGAGTATAACGAGCTGGCAGGCTGTTTTAAGCAAAGGGGGATGGAAATGATACGATATTTCTACCTGCCACAGgaacttttttcccttctgaaaatgcagttctcagaaaatggaaaactttttGGAGGTGTGCATTGATATTAAccagaatttcattttaaaagaaaaaaaacaacacaacagtCCATGTTGAACCATTCTGTCATTTTCTTGTTGCAATTCCTCAATTTGTAAAAAAACTAGAGGATGGTCTAGATGGAAGCAGCTGATTAAATGTATGTTTTGTGCCATGCAACTTTGACTCATCTAAAATGTAAAGCCCAGAACAAATTCAGCAGCACTAAGACAAGTCCTTGCACCATTGCAGCATTCTGCTGCCATCCCTCAGTCAAGGCGCTGAACTGCAAAATAGGCCAAAACATCCcttctccaaacaaaaaaacttctAAAGCAGAGGTCTCTATCGTCTCGACTAACATTAAATACCTACTCCCTGGCTTTGAGCGAACATATTCCTACGGGACACGTGGCTGCTCACAGGCTGGTTTAATGTGGAAAAGCCAAAGATAAAGATCTAGAGGAGCAGCTTCTTACCTGTGATACTGGGCTGGAAGTTCTGCTGCTCTAGCAGGTGGTGTTGCCTGGCAGATATCGCCTTGTCCACAGGGTACTAGGGCTTTTGGGTTCTCCTGCCTGCCCTACCAGTGCTGAGGCTGGGCTGCTTTGGGTGAATATCTTCTGTCCTGCTGTCTCCCAGTATTTGCCTCATCTAGTTTGTAAGCCCGTAGGTCAGCACCGAGTGTCATCCCAGCGAGAGTTTCTGCCATCCCGGCTACCGTGGTGGGTCCTTGGGGCCTTTGCAGacaaagctgtgctgctgctccgAGGTCACTGATTTCCTGCTTTAATCCCTTCGCTTTCTCCTAGTAGCAGCTCCATCCTCGCTATGTCTTAAACCTTCTGCATGAGACCAGGAAGCATCTCAAGCAGTTGCCAAACATCAGTCACGTCTCCACCTGCTACAGTGAGGAGGTCACCGTGTGCGGTACGTCTGGGTGGGAGGGCACCGTGCGGTCTCTGGGGCAGAAAACCCACCTGGAAGGGTGGGAAAGATACAAAATGGTAGCATCTGCATGATGCCCTGCTCTGTACCAAATGCAGAACACAAATGCAGTCTGTCAGCAAAATGCATGTCGTGTTGAGAGGCGAGTGGGGCTGCCTAAAATATCGGGGTTACGCTGGGATGCGGTATGTGAGCTGCTACAAAGACCAGcctggagagaggagggagcGCACTTGCATCGTGACCCTATTTCTGCTTGATCTAGAATGGGTGGGGGTGTTGAGGGAAGGTGGTTTGTCTGTCTGTAGTCTATTTGGGATACGTCATTTACAAACCCTGCCCCTGGATGGTAACATTCAGCTTGCACAGCCTGCTGTAGCAGTGGTGCTGGCATGGTGATCATACAAAtgcaaggagaggaggaggtatGAATGGAAGAGGATGTACATTCGTCTACGGGAAGGTGAAAGGTGCTAATGATGGCCTGCGGCTCTTAGATTTGTTACACATTACAGCAAAGATTTAAAGCATTACTCAACTGGATTCCAAGTTGTCTCTGTCCTGTTGCCCCAAACTTGGAGTTGTTTTACCAAACCACAGAAACTGCACCCAGTCGACCTCAAAactcaagtaattttctgttctgtcctGTGGCCTGGGATTATTCAAACAACAAAGTCCTGAAGCTGTTTTGGCTGAGCCTTCATTAGCAGCAGTGTATGCCTGCAGATCCAGATTGCTAATATGTCTTTGCATCCTGTCAAGTAAATTTGAAAGAGACAAAGCTTTTCACCAGTATTTTCCTACTCTAGGATTAACGTTTAAACTTTGagatatttctgaaatgagGTACTTAGCACAGACTTTTGCATGCAGTCAGCTTCTGGAAAACAAACCTCTCTGTCCAATATCATGTGAGATGAGAATTTAGTTTAGTATTTTGTATGCACAGCTTTCTCCCACGTAATGATTGAAGGCAGTTTCTTGTGCCATGTTGCGTTATCGTTACAGATAAATGAACAAAGCTTCTGAATCAGAGTCTTCAGAAGCTGTTGTAGGTTTTTTGCTGTCCTTCCCAGGCTTCAGCTCAAGCCTTTACATCATGTCCTTTTCCTTCAGGCACACTGCCTCGATGTAAGGAAACCTGTACCTTGAACTTCTCAAAGTATTTCAGTGGTCATTAATTTCTAGAGGAGTTAGTTcctaggaaattatttttggtgTCTTCTTAAGTTAAACATACCgtgacttttctttttgtgcctGTTAGGAGACTTGCATGGCCAGCTGGATGACTTGTTCCTCATATTTTATAAGGTAGGCACTGTATTTGGAGAGGGAGGCTGTCCAGGTGTTGTGAGAGGTATCGCATGGATAATGCTGAGAACTGTTTGCAGAATTGGGCCCCTACATGTGATTCTCCAGCTGTTTGGTTAGTTTAAAACGGcttcacaaagcagcagcttatTCCTGACTTTGATATCTGATATATGTGTACGTTTGGGAAGTGCCagtggacatttttttttaagtgctgatACCAATGGCAACCCTTCCTGACTGCCAGCTTTCACTTTTCAGTGCCTTTGCCACTGGGAGCCTACAGGATAAAAATAAGAGTCAGGATCTATTGTACAAGGTAACCTGGGACAAGAGTGAGCAAGCGTGTGGCTGGCGGAAGGGAGGTTTGTGGACATCATGGGCAGGGCTCTTGTAACCCCCACCTGTTCCTTGCTTTTACAGAATggccttccttccccttccaagTCCTACGTGTTCAACGGGGACTTCGTAGACAGAGGCAAACAGTCCCTTGAGATCCTCATCATCCTCTTTACCTTCCTTTTGATCTATCCAAACGAGGTTCATCTCAACCGCGGGAACCATGAGGACCACATGGTCAACTTACGGTACGGGTTCTGTGTGGGGCCGATAGCGATGTCAAGTGTGTCGCTGCAAAGTCCCACTGAActtgctttctcctcttcctttagCTATGGGTTCACCAAGGAAGTAATGCAGAAATACAAGGTAGGTGTATGTTTCTGTCTCCTTTACTGCGTAAGAGGTGGACTTAGGCTTGATGCTTCATCTTTTCTCCTGTCCTCCTAGGTGCACGGGAAGAAAATCTTGAAGATGATTCAGAATGTCTTCTGCTGGCTGCCCCTGGCCACCCTGATTGATCAGAAAGTCCTCATCATACACGGGGGCATCTCTGACACCACCGACCTGGACGTGCTTGAGAAAATTCAAAGGAACAAAGTAGGTTTTATTTCCTAGATATTGCAAGAGACAACAGTGTTGCTGATTTGTGGTGAGGAGCTTATTTTCCTACATGTCAACCTGGCTGATAATGAGACAAACCTAAAGGATGGTCTTCCCTAGATAAGCTGTGTTTAGGTAGACTTGGAGCGGATCACTTTGCTTTAATAGTGTGTGTGCAGGGGGTGTGAAGGGAGAAAGCATTCTTGGCTTCTGGAAGGTGTAAGGATCATAGCCAGGGAAGTGGTAGGTAACAGCACAGGTAAATCAATGTGCCGGTGCCGACTGTAAAAACACAGTGATGAAGAGACTTTGTCCCACAGTTCCTTACCCTGTTTTCCCCCCACTTTTCCAGAAGGATTTTGATAAGTCATTTAACTTGTCTCTGCCTCACCTTCTAGTGGAGAAATGCTACTTCCCTTCTCCAAATGGAACGACAAGCACTAAGCTTAGTCACGAGTCCTTCCCTTGTTCTGCCACCTGGTTCCCATTGCACATTAAATCCATGTACGCTGCCTTTTGTGAAGCATAAAGTCCATGAAGGGGAGAGAGACAGATGTGTAGTCAGGATGGATGTGGGGCCTCAGCTGTAAACCTGGAACAGCACATCCGAGAGGATAGCACTAGTTAGTAATCTCCCACAATTAATCGGCATTTGATGGCAGCGAAGGGAATTGAGGCGGGGGTCACTTGGCAGCCTGCCAATGGAAGGTGCTCGAGCTGGAGATGTAGCTTTCCAAGCCCCAAGTGGTGCGATCAGCTCTCTTCTCTTACCTCTTTCAGTTCATTTCTGTAttaagagggaagaaaagaaaggattcGAATAGAAATgtggaaatacaggaaataaacaGGGAGAGCAAAACAGAGGCCGACCCAGCAGAGAAGGAGGCAGCCCCCAGCTTGTTTCCGCAGCCCCGGCCAGCCCCCGCGCCCAGCATGAGCaacaggcaggagttctctcgGTGGGTCCGGCAGACGGTGCAGGAGCAAATCGAGTGGTGCCGCCGGCTGGTGGACATCAGCGagtcagaggaggaggagcccACCTATTCCAGCATGGTCTCTTTGACGGATCTGGACGGGTCGTGCAGGACTCGCGAGGAGGACTGGAAGCAGGCGAGTAGTCCCAGCAAGGCCCCGagcggtgggctgggggtgcctcTGGTGTTCTCTGAGATGAGGAATCTCAGTACAAAATCCATGGGTCAGTGTCTGCAGGGGGGCTTTTGTGCTTTATAGAGCGGAGTTACAGAGCAACTCAGTGCTGAAGTGCCAGTGGGCAAGGTGCTGGGGTTTGTGCTGGTTCGTACCTGCTGCTTGGTATGCCAAGGTGGGCTGGTGTTCGTCGCTCAGCGGTAAGCGGCCAGGAGGGGCTGCACGGTGCGCATCTGAGATCTGCTGCTCGGGGGTGTTCTGTTGGATACCCGCACTGCATCCAGCCGTCCTGTGGCATGGTTCCCGAGCGACTGGAGAGCTGTGTACGAGAGTCACATAGGCCGCGTGCAAGActggtgccagctgctgctctgctggcgCCTTTCTCCTACCCTTGCAAGCCAGCCTCTTCACCGGGCTTTTGGCTCTCTGTGCTCAAGGCTTCGTCCCAGCATTTGCTCCTAGCACAATCCTCATCTGCTGTCGTATAAATAAAACTGCTGCTCAGGCACTGAGTGAGGCAACAGGCTTCCGTGATCCActgcaggggagagaaaagaacagaCAAGACTGGTTGTAGAGCCCAGCGGTTCTATCGCTTGCTGCGTACATGGGGTGCGTGAAGCCAGCTCTGTCTGTAAGGAACGAGCACATCTCCTTTGTTGCTGACGGAGTCGCAACCTTGGGCACAAGGAGCAGCCTGAATGTGTGGTTTTACCTGGGCTGCACCGCGAGGCAGGTCAGAGCCTGGCAACTTGGTTTCTGTTTGTTAGAGCAGTCTGTCTGTAAGCCCTTTCTGGGCGCTCTGAAACCATCGTTACTTACTTCACGTTACACATGGCACACCAGATCGGTATAAAGCTATATATCGAGGTCAGGGTTAAAGAGATTAAACTCTAATCCAAAGAGTGGTTACTGAATCAGCACTTACTTGCATTTCTGGAGGCTGCAGAATGTCCTGGTGAGAGAGCAAAGGAGTTTAATGCTAAGCCTGCTCACAGCCTCAGGATCTGCTGGGTGTTCTTGCCCTGGGACCTGCATTTTGGGATGAAGGAGGACAGGCAAGACTCTGAGATCTTAGAGGCAGCAAAGGGAGAGCACGTATCAGGCCTGATTTTACAGACACCCCTCTTCCCCCAGGTGCTTTGGGTGTGCTTGTAGCTCCAGGCCATCAATATTGTCACCCCTGTGGTGGCCAGGTCTGTGCCAGTCCTGTGGAGCAGCACAGTGGCtcagctgggatgcaggagataTCTCTGCTTCCCTGCGCTATGGTAATAGCAGCAGTCCAGGGAGGGAGTCAGAGACAGAGCTGTATTTGCTTAGTAAAATTTGAGGGATAATGTCTGCTGGGTGCACTTTATTCAGTGAATTTTTCTAATCCTTTCAGGTTTTAGACATCCTCTGGAGCGACCCCATGCCTCAGGAAGGCTGCAGAGCAAATACAGTGCGAGGTGGCGGCTGCTACTTCGGGCCTGACGTGACACAGAAGATCCTCGAGAAGCACAACTTGCAGTTCCTCATCCGCTCCCACGAGTGCAAGCAAGAGGGCTACGAGTTCTGTCACAGCCGGAAGGTCAGTGAGGGTGAAGGATGCCTGGGTTCCCCTCCTGCCAGGGTGGGGGTTCTCTGGTGGCTTGTACAGCTCAGCAACAGGACTTTGTTAAGTACACATAGAACGGTGGAACAGCCTTGTTGGGAGTTACTAAGTGTGTTCCTGGCTGAGGTCTTAAGTCAGGACAGTCTGGAGCCACCTACCTCATTGGGGGCAGCTGTTGTGCAGGCAAAGCGTGTCCTGGCGCGTGGGAGCTGAGGAAAGATCCGAACCCATTTGTGCCATCGCCCCTGCTTAATGCggctgtttctgcaggtggCGGACAGGAGGGTGTTGCtaagctgctgcagcaacatTTTGCTCTCAGAAGATTCAGAGTCACTTCGGTGACTTCAACAGGAGCACTTCTGACTCCGCTCACTGCAGCGGAGAGCAGAAATCTGTCGGGCGAGTACAGTGAAATCGCAGGAGCCCAGCGTATGGCCAGATCCGTGTCAGACCAGCGCTGCCCTCCAGAAACTCCCGCCTGCAAGGCTGCTGGGCCAGTCGCCACcttgctcttccttttccccataAAACGTGGTGCTTTCACAGTCTGTTGACTCCAGATGGGATTGGTTGTGTTGCTTTCACTGATACGTGTATATCTAATACAGGGTGTATTTACTGACTGTAATGCCTCTCTTTTTGGGGGTTAGGTGCTGACCATATTTTCAGCCTCGAACTACTATGAGATTGGCAGCAACAGAGGAGCCTACGTGAAGCTGGGACCGGACCTGGTTCCCCATTTTGTTCAATACCAAGCCAACAAGACGGCCCACACTCTCACCATGACCCAAAGGCAAGGCTTTCCGCTTCCTCTGTATTTACCCAGGGAAAATTCTGGAAGGGAAAACTACGGGAGCTTTGAGAAAGTTTGACTGCGGAGCTGAACTCTCACAGGTTGCTTTACTAAAGAGTAGGGCTGGAGGAGGATTCAAGCTGTGTGCAGAAATTACTGAGGGAGGCTCAAGGGGTGAGATGTGAGCTTTACGAGACTGGAAAGGGACTCTCTTTTACAGACTGCTCATTTTCCAGCTTCTCTTTTCAGTGTCAAGTTCTAACTTTTGACCCTTGCCAAggttcctttctgctttgttacTTCGCACTCATGCAGGGATTCGCTGCGTCAGCTGTGGGGAACCGTGCTCCAGGCGTGCAGCGCCTTGTCACGAACACCGAGACGCAGCCGTAGCTGTGCAGAGCAGTTGTCGGGTCCGGGCAGTCCGTGGACAGGCCAGAAGACTGGGAAGGTGTAGCTTCTCTTGCACTTGTGGCAAGTCCTTCACACGCTCCTCTCTTTTCTGCATCCTCCAGAATCAGCAGAGTGGAGGAGTCAGCCTTTCGAGCCTTGCGGGAAAAGCTCTTTGCTCACACCTCAGCCCTCATCAGCGCGTTCAAGGCCTACGATAAGGACAATACGGGTAAATCTGATCCACGAGACACTCAGGTTAATGCCCTGGTAGGACAGGGTGGGAGCGGCTAAGCTGAGTGTGTGGCTGGTTGGGACACTCCTCCCCGATAGCTGTCAGTGACTGTCACACAGGGGGGCTGTGTCACACCTTGCCAGAGCGTTGGTTGGTCCCCTTTGCTGTTACTCAGTGTCCCTGTTGGGAACCTGCTAATGCCTCAGAGTGGCGTTATAGTGAAGGGGTGttggagaaggaagaggtgATTAGCCTAATGTATAGCTATTTAGGCTTGGTACTAGTAGAACCCTTTGGAACAGGAGTGTCAATGCAGAGTTGGAAAGGACAATCTGGAACACATCTGTCACGTGTCACTTGGGAAAGGCTGCGTGGTCTCTAGGGCCCCTTCATCCCTGGAGTCCAAAATCACTGGGAAGAGGAAAGCGAGGGATGTGCTCTGTGGCAGCCGCCTCTGTCAGAGCCTTAAGGAAGGAGCTGAGAGTTGGTAATGCTTTGGCTGGCAGGAGTGCTCTGCATTGCTGAGATCTGTCCATTTGTGGGCTTGGGGAGAGAAGGGACACGGTGGTGGGCAGAACTGCTTGCTTGTGGGTGGGactgctttcttgctttcttccttggtGGCAAAATTGTTCACATAAGTCCCATTCAGCTGCTACAGCGGCTGCTAAACTAGCGGCTTTTCTACATTCCTGGGTCACTGAGGATGTACTAGTGCAGTCGTGTAGGTCACAATCTGCAGGGTGACCCTGGCTGTAAGCCACAAAGATATAATCAAATATCCAAAGTTAAGGGTCTCCCCACTGTTATTTGCAGTCCCACAGCCCTGATTCGTGGCAGTGACGGAAAGCTCGCTGAGGCTGGGGGGACCAGCAAGTGCGCTTGTGCCTGCAGTGGCTGATGTCGCTATGGCCAcgtagggttttttcctgtacCAAAGTACTCAAGTCAGTACAAAGTActgtcagcagcacagcagactGGCCGTGCGTACTGCTCTAGGCTTTTTACTTGCCTTCACATGCTTTCAGCTGCCCATCTCTCGGAGGTCTCCATGGCTCTCCCTTTTCCTTACAGGAAGGATCACGCTGAGCAACTGGGCGACGGCAGTGGAGTCAGTCTTGCGCCTGGGATTGCCCTGGCGAATGCTGAGACCGCAGCTGGTGCGCAGCACGGTGGACGGCATGCTGGAATACAAGTCCTGGCTGGATGACCTGGCCATGGAGCAGCGGAGCCAAGAGGTAAGGATTCACCCCCTTCCATCAGAGCGGCTCGCCAGAACCCCAGCACGTGGAACCAAGTATGGTACGAAAGGAGAGTGGATGGATCCTGTATAATCCAAAatcctgctgaagtcaatggaaaaactTGCATGAATTCAAGTAGTCCAGAGGCATTCAGGCCACTGTAGAAACAGATGATGCACGTGAAATCAAAACCTGGAGGTATTTTTGAATGCGAGCTTTTGAGTAGGAAAACTATATTCCATTCTGAGCCGCAGTTTCTTAACTACACCCAGCAAAACCAACTCTGCAATAGTTTAAAAACATAGCCCAAGTCACTGCCTTCCCTGTTAGCtcagaaaagctgtttggaaTTGACAGTGTTGTAATGATGTGCTGTAAtgcagagctgcacagaggGCCCAGTCATCACAGTCCTGTGTCATAAAGCATGCGTGATGCAAAGGGCATTGCTGGCAAACTCTTGAgagcagcaaacattttttattttgggaaggTCTGCAGTAACTGctcagggaaagcagagagTTGTCAGAAGGGCGGGACTGTGACCATGTTGTCTTTCAGCACATCCAGTCAAGCTTGCTGGAAGTCATTTATCGAAACAGATCCAACTTGGAGACCATATTCAGGATCATAGACAGAGATCATTCAGGTAAGCAGGTGTGCAGAGGGTGTCAGTCACGGCGTTGTATTCCATTCTACTATGTACATATGTGTCAGCATGTCAGCGataaaagttttcatttaatagTTTAAGGCTTGGGTCTTTCTCCTCCCTCAAGAGCTTTGGAAATGTCATTGCACGTTTCCACGAACGTGATGAATTTGAAGGCCTGTGTGCAGTCCAGGTAGACAATCAGTAATTAGTTGTTCTGGGGGaactcagtggaaaaaaaatagtgatgACAGTAATGCAGCATACTCAGGATCTTCAGTGTTAACCCACTTTCAAGCAGTCATCGCCACCAAATTActacaggaaagagaaaaatacaacagtctttgccttcttttcttctcccaaatTGTATTATGTCTCTTTACTGCTTTCAGCTGTATTTTAGTCAGTGTTCTCCATGCTAGCAAATTTAGTTGCAGCACGTGAAACATAGATTATGAGGGATTCCTTCGCTGCCTTTAGGATATGCAGGCAGCAAGGGTGGGACGAGGTCAAACCTGAGCAGGGGTCCCTCCTGGCGTGCTGAATGCAGCAGTGCCCGTGGTGACCTCGCACTGAGGTGGCTGTGTCTTCCTTCGCAGGTCTCATCTCATTTGAGGAATTCCACCAAACGTGGAAGCTGTTCAGCTCCCACATGAACATTGAACTCACGGATGACGGCATCAACGACTTAGTTCGCAGTATTGATTTCAATAAGGACGGAAACATCGACTTCAATGAGTTCCTAGAAGCCTTCCGCCTTGTCAAGCAGTCACAGTAGTGAGGACCTGCTGCCTGTTGCCACATCCAATGCCTTCACTGCCTGTGAAGCCAGGGGTACGGCTTCCGACCTAACCgcagagcctgcctgcagaTGTgaagcagggaaagggaaggcagGTACCTGTAGCACTTACTGGCTGAAAACAGTCAGCGCTGTAGCCAGCTGCTGTGATCCATTTGAGGAAGGTAACGGGTAAAATAGAGAAGCTGCGCTTCAATTctaaccatttttaaaaaggagctgTGTTTTAAG contains these protein-coding regions:
- the PPEF2 gene encoding serine/threonine-protein phosphatase with EF-hands 2 isoform X5, which translates into the protein MLLGWKCAGVAPGESFNPLSTLVSRIRSSFTTSSVTSWTTSRQAAVKRQLHPRYVLNLLHETRKHLKQLPNISHVSTCYSEEVTVCGDLHGQLDDLFLIFYKNGLPSPSKSYVFNGDFVDRGKQSLEILIILFTFLLIYPNEVHLNRGNHEDHMVNLRYGFTKEVMQKYKVHGKKILKMIQNVFCWLPLATLIDQKVLIIHGGISDTTDLDVLEKIQRNKFISVLRGKKRKDSNRNVEIQEINRESKTEADPAEKEAAPSLFPQPRPAPAPSMSNRQEFSRWVRQTVQEQIEWCRRLVDISESEEEEPTYSSMVSLTDLDGSCRTREEDWKQVLDILWSDPMPQEGCRANTVRGGGCYFGPDVTQKILEKHNLQFLIRSHECKQEGYEFCHSRKVLTIFSASNYYEIGSNRGAYVKLGPDLVPHFVQYQANKTAHTLTMTQRISRVEESAFRALREKLFAHTSALISAFKAYDKDNTGRITLSNWATAVESVLRLGLPWRMLRPQLVRSTVDGMLEYKSWLDDLAMEQRSQEHIQSSLLEVIYRNRSNLETIFRIIDRDHSGLISFEEFHQTWKLFSSHMNIELTDDGINDLVRSIDFNKDGNIDFNEFLEAFRLVKQSQ
- the PPEF2 gene encoding serine/threonine-protein phosphatase with EF-hands 2 isoform X3, whose product is MGSGSSVNVNYKYSLQKSENAFKAAVLIQRWYRRHVARLEMRRRCTWRIFQSIEYACEQDQIKLHNFFSYLVDHFTPSSSKERDFISRMFISGESFKEAELEKYCDYESMEVPDSYTGPRLSFPLLPDQATALLEAFKQKQQLHPRYVLNLLHETRKHLKQLPNISHVSTCYSEEVTVCGDLHGQLDDLFLIFYKNGLPSPSKSYVFNGDFVDRGKQSLEILIILFTFLLIYPNEVHLNRGNHEDHMVNLRYGFTKEVMQKYKVHGKKILKMIQNVFCWLPLATLIDQKVLIIHGGISDTTDLDVLEKIQRNKFISVLRGKKRKDSNRNVEIQEINRESKTEADPAEKEAAPSLFPQPRPAPAPSMSNRQEFSRWVRQTVQEQIEWCRRLVDISESEEEEPTYSSMVSLTDLDGSCRTREEDWKQVLDILWSDPMPQEGCRANTVRGGGCYFGPDVTQKILEKHNLQFLIRSHECKQEGYEFCHSRKVLTIFSASNYYEIGSNRGAYVKLGPDLVPHFVQYQANKTAHTLTMTQRISRVEESAFRALREKLFAHTSALISAFKAYDKDNTGRITLSNWATAVESVLRLGLPWRMLRPQLVRSTVDGMLEYKSWLDDLAMEQRSQEHIQSSLLEVIYRNRSNLETIFRIIDRDHSGLISFEEFHQTWKLFSSHMNIELTDDGINDLVRSIDFNKDGNIDFNEFLEAFRLVKQSQ
- the PPEF2 gene encoding serine/threonine-protein phosphatase with EF-hands 2 isoform X1 encodes the protein MGSGSSVNVNYKYSLQKSENAFKAAVLIQRWYRRHVARLEMRRRCTWRIFQSIEYACEQDQIKLHNFFSYLVDHFTPSSSKERDFISRMFISGESFKEAELEKYCDYESMEVPDSYTGPRLSFPLLPDQATALLEAFKQKQQLHPRYVLNLLHETRKHLKQLPNISHVSTCYSEEVTVCGDLHGQLDDLFLIFYKNGLPSPSKSYVFNGDFVDRGKQSLEILIILFTFLLIYPNEVHLNRGNHEDHMVNLRYGFCVGPIAMSSVSLQSPTELAFSSSFSYGFTKEVMQKYKVHGKKILKMIQNVFCWLPLATLIDQKVLIIHGGISDTTDLDVLEKIQRNKFISVLRGKKRKDSNRNVEIQEINRESKTEADPAEKEAAPSLFPQPRPAPAPSMSNRQEFSRWVRQTVQEQIEWCRRLVDISESEEEEPTYSSMVSLTDLDGSCRTREEDWKQVLDILWSDPMPQEGCRANTVRGGGCYFGPDVTQKILEKHNLQFLIRSHECKQEGYEFCHSRKVLTIFSASNYYEIGSNRGAYVKLGPDLVPHFVQYQANKTAHTLTMTQRISRVEESAFRALREKLFAHTSALISAFKAYDKDNTGRITLSNWATAVESVLRLGLPWRMLRPQLVRSTVDGMLEYKSWLDDLAMEQRSQEHIQSSLLEVIYRNRSNLETIFRIIDRDHSGLISFEEFHQTWKLFSSHMNIELTDDGINDLVRSIDFNKDGNIDFNEFLEAFRLVKQSQ
- the PPEF2 gene encoding serine/threonine-protein phosphatase with EF-hands 2 isoform X2, whose translation is MGSGSSVNVNYKYSLQKSENVQTLPDETHPAFKAAVLIQRWYRRHVARLEMRRRCTWRIFQSIEYACEQDQIKLHNFFSYLVDHFTPSSSKERDFISRMFISGESFKEAELEKYCDYESMEVPDSYTGPRLSFPLLPDQATALLEAFKQKQQLHPRYVLNLLHETRKHLKQLPNISHVSTCYSEEVTVCGDLHGQLDDLFLIFYKNGLPSPSKSYVFNGDFVDRGKQSLEILIILFTFLLIYPNEVHLNRGNHEDHMVNLRYGFTKEVMQKYKVHGKKILKMIQNVFCWLPLATLIDQKVLIIHGGISDTTDLDVLEKIQRNKFISVLRGKKRKDSNRNVEIQEINRESKTEADPAEKEAAPSLFPQPRPAPAPSMSNRQEFSRWVRQTVQEQIEWCRRLVDISESEEEEPTYSSMVSLTDLDGSCRTREEDWKQVLDILWSDPMPQEGCRANTVRGGGCYFGPDVTQKILEKHNLQFLIRSHECKQEGYEFCHSRKVLTIFSASNYYEIGSNRGAYVKLGPDLVPHFVQYQANKTAHTLTMTQRISRVEESAFRALREKLFAHTSALISAFKAYDKDNTGRITLSNWATAVESVLRLGLPWRMLRPQLVRSTVDGMLEYKSWLDDLAMEQRSQEHIQSSLLEVIYRNRSNLETIFRIIDRDHSGLISFEEFHQTWKLFSSHMNIELTDDGINDLVRSIDFNKDGNIDFNEFLEAFRLVKQSQ